The Nitrospira sp. genome contains a region encoding:
- a CDS encoding universal stress protein produces MPLPDSLDIPILRNIFHPSDFTPASEAAFAHALRTALMAQANLTILHVSSDRDTEWMEFPGVRAALERWGLLPMNSRRSDVAKLGINVKKVQAVHPDPIESVTSYVREHATDLIVLATDQSKGGLPWFSKSVAVPVALESRQMTLFIPKDAAGFVSSHDGSISLTNILIPVTSTPPGQAALQAAVRMAYRLNSPAGVFTVLHVGEEGDLPDLHYFDLPGWRWNRITKQGDVVDVICGTAEEIRANLIVMTTEGRHGFLDALRGSHSERVLHKAPCPLLAIPAGGFIASVLEAQSESRLGS; encoded by the coding sequence ATGCCTCTTCCCGACTCACTCGACATCCCTATCCTTCGGAACATCTTTCATCCATCCGATTTCACCCCGGCTAGCGAAGCCGCGTTCGCGCATGCCTTGAGAACCGCCTTGATGGCTCAGGCCAATCTGACGATTCTACATGTCTCATCTGATCGGGATACGGAATGGATGGAGTTTCCCGGTGTACGTGCAGCACTGGAACGATGGGGCCTGCTACCCATGAACAGCCGGCGATCCGATGTCGCCAAGTTGGGTATCAACGTCAAGAAAGTCCAAGCGGTCCATCCGGATCCCATTGAATCGGTCACATCCTACGTAAGGGAGCATGCGACAGATCTGATCGTGCTTGCTACTGATCAAAGTAAAGGCGGCCTTCCATGGTTCAGCAAGTCCGTGGCGGTGCCCGTTGCTCTGGAGTCACGGCAGATGACCCTCTTTATCCCGAAAGACGCAGCCGGATTCGTTTCTTCGCATGATGGGTCCATCTCGTTGACCAACATCCTGATTCCCGTCACCTCCACGCCACCTGGCCAGGCGGCACTCCAGGCCGCCGTGCGGATGGCATACCGCCTCAATTCTCCCGCCGGCGTCTTTACGGTACTACACGTCGGCGAGGAAGGAGACCTGCCCGATCTCCACTACTTCGATCTGCCCGGCTGGCGGTGGAATAGAATCACCAAGCAAGGAGATGTGGTGGACGTGATCTGTGGAACTGCGGAAGAGATCAGGGCGAATCTCATTGTCATGACGACCGAAGGACGCCATGGCTTTCTCGATGCCTTGCGGGGAAGTCATAGCGAACGGGTGCTTCACAAAGCGCCCTGCCCGCTGCTGGCGATCCCAGCAGGCGGATTTATTGCCTCGGTGTTGGAAGCTCAATCAGAAAGCCGGCTAGGATCCTGA
- a CDS encoding DUF309 domain-containing protein, with amino-acid sequence MAIEPTPPDPNGPRYSTQPFPSYRFAPGLAPHPRRDPSGHSYGKPERKPTRFAVDEWQTSEDYLYGIDLYNFAYWWECHEVFEGLWHAFGHNSEQGNLFQALIQFAASNLKWSLGNETAARKLARNGLDRLQKVPSPYMGIDVTAFTERYKTTASEGSEFRPALLTLLTCDSSQKPG; translated from the coding sequence ATGGCGATTGAGCCGACACCGCCCGATCCCAACGGACCGCGTTATTCCACACAACCGTTTCCTTCGTACCGGTTTGCGCCGGGCCTGGCACCACACCCACGCCGTGATCCAAGCGGGCATTCATATGGTAAGCCGGAGCGGAAACCAACCCGGTTCGCCGTAGATGAATGGCAGACTTCAGAGGATTACTTGTATGGGATCGACCTCTATAACTTTGCCTATTGGTGGGAATGCCATGAGGTTTTTGAGGGACTGTGGCACGCGTTCGGACACAACAGTGAGCAAGGAAACCTTTTTCAAGCCCTCATCCAGTTTGCCGCATCGAACCTGAAATGGTCTCTAGGCAATGAGACCGCTGCACGGAAACTTGCCCGTAACGGGTTAGACCGATTACAAAAGGTCCCTTCTCCCTACATGGGCATCGATGTGACCGCTTTTACCGAACGGTACAAAACGACAGCCTCTGAAGGTTCAGAATTCCGTCCTGCTCTCCTCACTCTTCTCACCTGCGACTCCTCGCAAAAACCGGGATAA
- a CDS encoding symmetrical bis(5'-nucleosyl)-tetraphosphatase — translation MATYAIGDVQGCHDALQRLIENIRFDPTVDRLWFVGDLVNRGPDSLSVLRYIKDLEDRAVVVLGNHDLFLLAVAEGVVAVRPEDTLQAVLEAPDRDELLAWVRQQRLFYHEDPFALVHAGVLPQWSIEEAQQLAHEVETGLRGPFYRDVLQALYPSKHLQWSSTLTGSTRLATILKVFTRLRACSPDGRMESTYSGPPERIPVGYVPWFKIADRSHRDTTIICGHWAALGLHCEAHLLAIDSGCVWGRQLTALRLEDRAVFQVPCNGV, via the coding sequence ATGGCCACCTATGCGATCGGCGATGTGCAGGGATGCCATGATGCCTTACAACGGCTTATTGAGAATATTCGGTTTGACCCGACTGTCGACCGTCTCTGGTTCGTCGGCGATTTGGTCAACCGTGGGCCGGATTCGCTTTCTGTCCTCCGCTATATCAAGGATCTGGAAGACAGAGCGGTTGTCGTGCTGGGCAACCATGACCTGTTCCTCCTTGCCGTTGCGGAGGGCGTTGTCGCGGTTCGCCCTGAAGATACCCTGCAGGCGGTCCTTGAAGCACCGGATCGTGATGAGCTTCTCGCATGGGTCCGTCAACAACGGCTCTTCTATCACGAAGATCCTTTCGCCCTTGTCCACGCAGGCGTACTGCCTCAATGGTCGATCGAAGAAGCTCAACAGCTGGCCCATGAGGTTGAAACCGGCTTGCGGGGCCCATTTTATCGGGACGTTCTCCAGGCTCTCTATCCCAGTAAACACTTACAATGGTCCTCAACCTTGACCGGTTCGACTCGACTGGCAACTATCTTGAAAGTCTTCACAAGACTTCGGGCTTGCTCTCCCGATGGTCGGATGGAATCTACTTATAGTGGACCCCCCGAACGAATCCCCGTCGGATATGTCCCCTGGTTCAAAATTGCTGACCGATCCCATCGCGACACGACCATCATCTGTGGACACTGGGCTGCATTAGGACTCCACTGCGAAGCACATCTTTTAGCCATCGACAGTGGCTGTGTGTGGGGACGGCAATTGACGGCTTTACGGTTGGAAGACCGAGCAGTCTTTCAGGTGCCCTGTAACGGCGTCTGA
- the folD gene encoding bifunctional methylenetetrahydrofolate dehydrogenase/methenyltetrahydrofolate cyclohydrolase FolD, which translates to MTARLIDGKALAQQVRDRLAEASAELFAKKSIKPGLATILVGDDPASHVYVRNKQKACELAGIHVDDHKLPASTTQAELLALIDKKNADPKIHGILVQLPLPKHIDSKVILEAVSPLKDADGFHPYNFGRLVEGHPVFEACTPKGVIKMIESAGVTIEGKRAVVLGRSNIVGKPLALMLLQRNATVTICHSKTRDLPAVCREAELLLVAIGKAKFVTADMVREGAVVIDVGTNKTPEGKLCGDVDFEAVSQKAGWISPVPGGVGPMTIAMLLENTVESAKRAAGMI; encoded by the coding sequence GTGACCGCACGATTGATTGATGGAAAAGCGCTCGCGCAACAGGTTCGTGACCGTCTGGCGGAGGCATCCGCGGAGTTGTTCGCTAAGAAATCGATTAAACCGGGGCTGGCAACCATTTTGGTCGGTGACGATCCTGCCTCGCATGTCTATGTTCGTAATAAGCAAAAGGCTTGTGAATTGGCAGGGATCCATGTCGACGATCACAAGCTCCCGGCCAGCACGACGCAGGCTGAGCTCTTGGCGTTGATCGACAAAAAGAATGCTGACCCTAAAATCCATGGAATCCTGGTTCAGCTCCCGCTTCCCAAGCATATCGACAGCAAGGTCATTCTGGAAGCCGTCTCGCCGCTCAAGGATGCAGACGGCTTTCATCCATACAACTTCGGCCGGCTTGTGGAAGGGCATCCCGTATTCGAGGCCTGTACCCCTAAAGGCGTCATCAAGATGATTGAATCGGCCGGCGTGACGATTGAAGGGAAGCGGGCGGTTGTACTGGGACGAAGCAATATTGTCGGAAAGCCGTTGGCGTTGATGCTGCTCCAGAGAAATGCGACGGTGACGATTTGCCATTCGAAGACAAGAGACCTCCCTGCGGTCTGCCGTGAGGCAGAGTTACTGTTGGTCGCGATCGGAAAGGCGAAGTTTGTAACGGCCGACATGGTGCGCGAGGGAGCGGTCGTCATCGACGTGGGTACGAACAAAACACCTGAGGGCAAATTGTGCGGCGACGTCGACTTCGAAGCTGTGAGCCAGAAAGCCGGTTGGATCAGCCCTGTTCCGGGTGGAGTCGGCCCGATGACCATCGCGATGCTGCTGGAAAATACAGTAGAGTCCGCCAAGAGAGCAGCAGGAATGATATGA
- a CDS encoding 2-oxoglutarate:ferredoxin oxidoreductase, with translation MATTQDTRERIIVPGPAGFHPPSAAQLGVALPDPGQALYYGLLEPNEEVVIEEMARKMLTSPNATIFPGPLLLWAWNDHAVEKAKATLEIAAQIPEVMIIPMPDYRPKYPKIDPEEVINPNHPNLTIWGNKIEACIFIGVHCHYANLTLKMIRAGTNCCTMAVCAEQGHEDAMLTIRDSDTLKIKRVAQIFKRIREEMGIKLPENGENVRFTGTQSKVHGGKTHTNPMAFAPTPGGTGSAAMFGHSAEHMKREG, from the coding sequence GTGGCAACTACACAAGATACGAGAGAGCGGATCATCGTACCGGGTCCAGCTGGATTTCATCCGCCGTCTGCAGCGCAGTTAGGTGTAGCCCTGCCGGATCCTGGGCAGGCATTGTACTATGGCCTCCTCGAGCCCAATGAGGAGGTCGTGATTGAAGAGATGGCTCGGAAGATGCTCACGAGCCCAAATGCCACTATTTTCCCAGGTCCTCTCCTCCTGTGGGCTTGGAACGATCACGCTGTAGAAAAAGCGAAGGCGACGCTCGAAATCGCGGCGCAGATCCCTGAAGTCATGATCATTCCGATGCCGGATTATCGGCCGAAATACCCGAAGATCGATCCCGAAGAAGTCATCAATCCCAATCATCCGAATCTGACGATCTGGGGCAATAAGATCGAAGCCTGTATCTTCATCGGTGTGCATTGCCATTATGCGAATCTCACCCTCAAAATGATCAGGGCTGGAACCAATTGCTGCACGATGGCGGTTTGTGCAGAGCAAGGCCATGAAGATGCGATGCTGACAATCCGAGACTCCGATACGCTGAAGATCAAGCGTGTGGCTCAGATTTTCAAGCGTATCCGGGAGGAGATGGGAATCAAGTTGCCGGAGAACGGTGAAAATGTCCGGTTTACCGGCACACAGTCCAAAGTGCATGGCGGGAAGACCCATACTAACCCCATGGCGTTCGCTCCGACTCCAGGTGGGACGGGTAGTGCGGCGATGTTTGGTCATTCTGCCGAGCACATGAAGCGGGAAGGATAA
- a CDS encoding methylenetetrahydrofolate reductase, translating to MSREPQRLIDILNRGTFAVTVEYNPPKGTNISSVLENARQLVGRVHGVNVTDNTAAVVRAGSLPVCRLLYELGHDPVMQLTCRDRNRIAMQSDLMGGHMLGIRNILCLTGDYPTVGDHKEAKPVYDLDSVQVMQLVQGLNNGHDMTGHKLDGSTAFTIGAAVTPEADPLGPMLAKFEVKVKAGAQFFQTQAVYHPEQFGSFMKAIRPFKVKVLAGILVLRNHKMAEFMNANIPGISVPNEMIEELKAAGERAEDVGVDIAVRTIKAVRPHCDGVHIMAIKATHRLGEIITKAELD from the coding sequence ATGAGCCGAGAGCCACAGCGCCTGATCGATATTCTCAACCGAGGCACGTTCGCCGTCACGGTCGAGTACAATCCTCCCAAGGGCACGAACATCTCGTCCGTGCTCGAGAATGCCAGACAGTTAGTAGGGCGTGTCCACGGAGTGAATGTCACGGACAATACGGCGGCCGTGGTTCGTGCCGGCTCGCTGCCGGTCTGCCGCCTCCTGTATGAACTAGGGCATGATCCCGTGATGCAGTTGACCTGTCGTGATCGCAACCGAATTGCGATGCAGTCGGATTTAATGGGTGGGCATATGCTCGGGATTCGAAATATTTTGTGCCTCACCGGCGATTACCCGACCGTCGGCGATCACAAGGAAGCCAAACCGGTCTACGATCTCGATTCAGTTCAAGTGATGCAGCTTGTGCAGGGATTGAACAATGGGCACGACATGACCGGCCATAAACTGGATGGCTCGACGGCGTTTACCATCGGCGCGGCTGTGACTCCTGAAGCTGATCCGCTGGGGCCTATGCTTGCCAAGTTTGAAGTGAAGGTGAAGGCGGGTGCCCAATTCTTTCAGACCCAGGCGGTGTACCATCCGGAGCAGTTCGGGAGCTTTATGAAGGCGATCCGGCCGTTCAAAGTGAAGGTCCTGGCCGGTATTCTTGTATTGCGCAATCACAAGATGGCTGAGTTCATGAACGCCAACATTCCGGGCATCTCAGTGCCAAACGAGATGATCGAAGAACTCAAGGCGGCCGGTGAGAGAGCCGAGGATGTCGGAGTCGACATCGCTGTACGGACGATCAAGGCGGTGCGGCCACACTGCGACGGTGTCCATATCATGGCAATCAAAGCGACACATCGGTTGGGAGAAATCATCACCAAGGCCGAATTGGACTGA
- a CDS encoding 2-oxoacid:acceptor oxidoreductase family protein — protein MAKRFNIRMAGVGGQGVVTGSHILSTAVINAGGESTIVPFYGSEKRMAPVESYVRVSDEPIYEIGEITFPHIIIIFHPQVITHGKSYTMPFYFGLKEDGIALINNDGPMNLHRDQARELQERRAKLYYFPATKISLEVAGMDLATNMALMGCIGAITGLTSMAGLDQAVKDRFLGKGFVVSGGTAALDSVVERKFKKKQELIEKNVAVMRAGWNYAVDHGWAAADVKRAEEPVAAATA, from the coding sequence ATGGCGAAGCGATTCAACATTCGAATGGCAGGTGTCGGTGGACAGGGTGTTGTGACCGGCTCACATATTCTGAGCACAGCCGTCATCAACGCCGGTGGTGAAAGCACCATCGTGCCGTTTTACGGATCGGAAAAGCGAATGGCGCCGGTTGAAAGCTACGTCCGTGTTTCGGATGAGCCTATCTATGAAATCGGCGAAATCACATTTCCGCACATCATCATCATCTTTCATCCACAGGTCATTACGCACGGCAAATCCTATACGATGCCGTTCTACTTTGGTCTGAAAGAGGACGGGATTGCGCTGATCAATAATGATGGCCCGATGAATTTACACAGGGATCAGGCGCGTGAGCTACAGGAGCGTCGCGCGAAGCTCTATTACTTCCCGGCGACGAAGATCTCATTGGAGGTCGCAGGCATGGACCTCGCCACCAACATGGCCCTGATGGGCTGTATCGGTGCGATTACAGGCCTGACGAGCATGGCTGGATTGGATCAGGCGGTGAAGGATCGGTTCCTCGGAAAAGGCTTCGTGGTATCCGGCGGTACAGCCGCACTCGATAGCGTTGTTGAGCGAAAGTTCAAAAAGAAGCAGGAACTGATCGAGAAGAACGTCGCGGTCATGCGCGCAGGATGGAACTACGCCGTCGACCATGGTTGGGCTGCGGCCGACGTCAAACGTGCTGAAGAACCAGTGGCAGCGGCTACCGCATAG
- the queF gene encoding NADPH-dependent 7-cyano-7-deazaguanine reductase QueF: MRGKQKTTKLGYNERHARSGIDSPLPELDTFPNQYKGYEITIEIPEYTAICPKTNLPDFGTITLHYMPDQKCLELKSLKTYIHAYRNLGIFYENAVNRILHDVVTSSRPVWAKVTGTFTARGGLSSQIEAKFP; the protein is encoded by the coding sequence ATGAGAGGTAAGCAGAAGACCACGAAATTGGGCTACAATGAGCGGCACGCGAGAAGCGGTATCGACTCTCCTCTGCCTGAACTAGACACTTTCCCAAATCAGTATAAGGGGTATGAAATAACGATTGAGATTCCCGAATACACTGCGATCTGTCCGAAGACCAATTTGCCGGACTTCGGGACCATCACGCTGCACTACATGCCTGATCAAAAATGTCTCGAACTAAAATCCCTCAAGACATACATCCATGCCTATCGCAATCTCGGCATCTTCTATGAAAATGCCGTCAACCGAATCCTCCACGATGTCGTCACGTCCAGCCGACCCGTTTGGGCGAAAGTGACCGGTACGTTCACCGCTCGAGGCGGACTGTCGAGCCAAATAGAAGCTAAGTTTCCATAA
- the rnc gene encoding ribonuclease III, whose protein sequence is MTPASSADSPPAFLKYRFTNSAFLTEALTHKSYVNERRDADRKHNERLEFLGDAVLSLIVSDYLASRYPELSEGALSKLKAKLVSESPLANAARRLDLGAYLQLGRGEELSNGRDKASLLADALEAVIAAVYLDGGFEASRDFTIDVLKDELCRIELLQTKPGGDDYKTRFQEWCQKRYEVLPRYVIVRETGPDHHKFFEVEVHVNDKVCGIGQGHSKKEAEQEAAQRALEQVAR, encoded by the coding sequence ATGACACCGGCTTCTTCAGCCGATTCTCCTCCCGCCTTCCTCAAATATCGATTCACGAACTCGGCCTTCTTGACGGAAGCGCTGACACACAAATCGTACGTGAATGAACGACGAGACGCGGATCGAAAACATAATGAACGGCTGGAATTCCTGGGGGATGCCGTTTTGTCGCTCATTGTCAGCGATTATCTTGCCAGCCGATATCCTGAGTTGAGCGAGGGCGCTCTCTCGAAACTCAAAGCGAAGCTCGTGAGTGAGAGCCCGCTGGCGAATGCCGCCAGGCGTCTGGATCTTGGAGCCTACCTGCAGCTCGGTCGAGGTGAAGAACTTTCGAATGGGCGGGACAAAGCCTCACTCCTGGCTGATGCGCTGGAAGCCGTCATCGCCGCGGTCTACCTCGACGGAGGGTTTGAGGCCAGTCGCGATTTCACCATCGATGTGCTGAAGGATGAGCTGTGCCGCATCGAGCTTTTGCAAACGAAGCCCGGAGGGGATGACTACAAGACTCGCTTCCAGGAGTGGTGCCAGAAACGATATGAAGTGTTGCCTCGGTATGTGATTGTGCGAGAAACTGGACCCGATCATCACAAGTTCTTTGAAGTCGAAGTCCACGTGAATGACAAGGTCTGTGGCATTGGCCAAGGACACAGCAAGAAGGAAGCGGAGCAGGAGGCGGCGCAACGAGCACTGGAGCAAGTTGCGCGTTGA
- a CDS encoding peptidylprolyl isomerase — protein MLKRTGWRICLGVLVGIALSVSGIESVIAADTATTPKAETPKGPRGIIKTKFGDIEIKFHSDVAPKHVENFIKLAKSGFYNGTIFHRVIPGFMIQGGDPNTKDTLKKDTYGQGGPGYTVKAEFSDIPHKRGVVSMARAAEPDTAGSQFFVVVEDSRFLDRKYSVFGEVTKGIGVADKIVNVARDERDNPKERVEMTVTIVE, from the coding sequence ATGCTGAAGCGCACAGGATGGCGAATCTGTCTGGGAGTGCTGGTGGGAATTGCCTTGTCAGTCTCAGGTATCGAGTCGGTGATCGCCGCGGATACGGCGACCACACCAAAAGCTGAAACCCCGAAAGGGCCGCGGGGGATCATCAAAACGAAATTCGGTGATATCGAAATCAAGTTCCATTCGGACGTTGCACCAAAACATGTGGAGAATTTTATCAAGCTGGCGAAGTCCGGCTTTTACAACGGGACCATTTTTCACCGCGTCATTCCCGGTTTCATGATTCAAGGCGGTGACCCGAATACGAAGGATACGCTCAAGAAGGATACCTATGGTCAGGGTGGCCCCGGCTATACCGTTAAGGCGGAGTTCAGCGATATTCCACATAAGCGCGGGGTGGTTTCCATGGCCAGAGCAGCCGAGCCGGATACGGCCGGTTCTCAGTTTTTCGTCGTGGTAGAGGACTCGCGGTTCTTGGATCGCAAGTACTCCGTGTTTGGCGAAGTGACCAAGGGAATCGGTGTGGCCGATAAGATCGTCAATGTTGCGCGCGACGAGCGGGATAATCCCAAAGAGCGTGTAGAAATGACCGTCACGATTGTGGAGTAG
- the panB gene encoding 3-methyl-2-oxobutanoate hydroxymethyltransferase, protein MTILDFQQYKREKKKVVVVTAYDALFARIVEQAGIRAILVGDSLGVVVQGKPNTLTVTMEDMLYHTKLVAGAAQQCLVISDMPFMSYQVSTEEAVRNAGRLLQAGAAAVKLEGGAAVADRVKAIVNIGIPVMGHLGMTPQSVHALGGYKVQGKVEDQAARLLEDAQALEAAGAFAIVLEAVPVGLAKKITQALSIATIGIGAGPHCDGQVLVLYDLLGLFDTFIPRFVKTYAHLKADALQALNRYKEEVEQGKFPSDSESYR, encoded by the coding sequence ATGACCATCCTCGATTTTCAGCAGTACAAACGAGAAAAGAAGAAGGTGGTTGTCGTGACGGCCTACGATGCGCTCTTCGCTCGCATTGTGGAGCAAGCGGGGATTCGCGCGATCCTGGTGGGAGATTCGCTGGGCGTCGTTGTGCAAGGAAAACCCAATACGCTCACGGTCACGATGGAGGACATGCTGTACCATACGAAACTGGTAGCCGGCGCCGCGCAGCAGTGTCTGGTGATCAGCGATATGCCGTTTATGTCCTACCAGGTGAGTACGGAAGAGGCTGTCCGCAATGCGGGCCGGTTACTGCAAGCCGGGGCCGCAGCGGTGAAGCTGGAGGGAGGCGCGGCGGTAGCGGATCGAGTCAAGGCGATCGTGAACATTGGGATTCCTGTCATGGGCCACTTAGGCATGACCCCGCAATCGGTCCATGCGCTTGGCGGCTACAAGGTCCAAGGCAAAGTCGAAGATCAAGCGGCCAGACTATTGGAAGATGCTCAAGCGCTTGAGGCGGCCGGGGCGTTCGCCATCGTGTTGGAAGCGGTGCCTGTCGGGTTGGCCAAGAAAATTACCCAAGCCCTTTCGATCGCCACCATCGGGATTGGAGCGGGTCCACACTGCGACGGCCAGGTACTCGTGCTCTACGATCTGCTTGGTCTCTTTGATACCTTCATCCCGAGATTCGTCAAAACCTACGCTCACCTTAAAGCGGATGCTCTTCAAGCGCTGAATCGGTACAAGGAAGAAGTCGAACAGGGGAAATTCCCCAGCGACTCCGAGAGCTACCGCTAA
- a CDS encoding NHL repeat-containing protein: MLTVSSHLRYDNLDLIRDIRSLPLYSYYRFLLPWAFTLGLTLPGEAAQITGLESPNSFVGDPTAKEYFISNINGEPEARDNNGFITKLNSEGKIIHLKFIQGGGAELLHAPKGMAIVGSILYVADLDQLKGFDKTTGKLVTTVSFSSRSQTPVSLTDVTVSPTGLLYTSDQTANSIYRINPSDNYRVDLLIHDDRLAGPAGIAIHPKTNHLIAVSWDKGKILEITPDGQLTELESNGFFTSRFQNLSGVDFDQWGNMYVSDFTKGKIWRMTRDHRFQVIAEYLPAPADISIDRENNLILVPYHYVHAAEMNGLEAPSTARPKGDKRTLADYGFIPPPPKPAPEEIKK, encoded by the coding sequence ATGTTGACAGTCTCTTCACACCTTCGATACGATAACTTAGATCTAATCAGGGATATCCGCTCGTTGCCCTTGTATTCCTACTACCGTTTTCTCCTCCCTTGGGCATTTACTCTTGGCCTTACGCTACCGGGCGAGGCAGCCCAGATTACAGGCTTGGAATCCCCCAACAGTTTCGTCGGCGACCCCACGGCGAAAGAATATTTTATTTCCAACATTAATGGGGAGCCGGAGGCCCGAGACAACAACGGCTTCATCACAAAGTTGAATTCCGAGGGAAAGATCATCCACCTCAAGTTCATCCAAGGCGGCGGGGCGGAACTTCTGCATGCTCCAAAGGGGATGGCCATCGTGGGATCGATCCTTTATGTCGCGGATCTTGACCAATTGAAAGGTTTCGACAAGACAACCGGAAAACTCGTGACCACGGTCTCGTTTTCCTCTCGATCCCAGACACCGGTATCCCTGACCGACGTGACGGTTTCACCGACCGGCCTTCTGTACACCTCGGACCAAACGGCCAATTCAATCTACCGCATCAACCCATCGGACAATTATCGAGTGGACCTGCTGATCCACGACGACCGCCTTGCCGGCCCCGCAGGAATCGCGATCCATCCGAAAACCAATCACCTCATTGCCGTGAGCTGGGACAAGGGGAAAATTCTCGAGATCACTCCGGATGGACAGCTGACTGAACTGGAGTCGAATGGATTTTTTACCAGTCGTTTCCAGAATCTGAGCGGCGTCGATTTCGATCAATGGGGCAACATGTATGTGTCGGATTTCACGAAAGGCAAGATTTGGCGCATGACCAGGGACCATCGATTCCAAGTCATTGCCGAATACCTCCCCGCCCCGGCTGATATCAGCATCGACCGAGAAAATAACCTCATACTGGTTCCCTATCACTACGTGCATGCGGCCGAGATGAATGGGCTGGAAGCCCCGTCAACGGCCAGGCCCAAGGGCGATAAACGCACACTGGCCGACTATGGGTTCATTCCTCCGCCCCCAAAGCCCGCGCCGGAAGAGATCAAAAAATGA
- a CDS encoding methylenetetrahydrofolate reductase C-terminal domain-containing protein, which produces MLLRVLIPGEDDAGVHVGGVHKRPPIPDDSIKAECPKFMAHGPCGGVRRGGLCEVYPEMKCPWVSLYIELEKIGQTEWMKQV; this is translated from the coding sequence ATGCTACTACGGGTGCTCATCCCGGGCGAAGATGACGCGGGTGTCCACGTAGGCGGGGTCCATAAACGCCCGCCGATTCCGGACGATTCAATCAAGGCTGAATGCCCGAAGTTCATGGCACACGGCCCTTGCGGAGGTGTCCGTCGGGGTGGACTGTGCGAAGTCTATCCCGAAATGAAGTGTCCATGGGTCTCGCTCTACATTGAATTGGAAAAAATCGGCCAGACCGAATGGATGAAGCAAGTGTGA
- a CDS encoding ferredoxin oxidoreductase, with product MSLDYVKFSNGFEKFMPKEYRDMVEHGPFGKKVTVSQMGSFKEVLEEHPMCAGCAMTLFIRLAMIAFPNPEDTITVGTAGCGRLAISQAAIPFVYGNYGDQNGVASGLSRGLRLRFGDKPKDVVVMAGDGGTADIGFQQVLHSWFRKERFTTIMLDNEVYGNTGGQESGMTNRGAVLKMAPLGKKFEKMDMLQMAKVAGCAYVATVVPNNPRRVESVIKKAVLIAREVGSSYIQAYTSCNIEYAIPTDKVMEDAKTVENDRYQFTEYVSDEAKQYLADRYGYKEYLPKPTAPAGAIPGKA from the coding sequence ATGAGTCTTGATTATGTCAAATTTTCGAATGGGTTCGAAAAGTTTATGCCGAAAGAATATCGGGACATGGTGGAGCATGGACCTTTTGGGAAAAAGGTCACGGTCTCACAGATGGGAAGTTTCAAGGAAGTGTTGGAGGAGCATCCCATGTGTGCCGGTTGCGCGATGACGCTCTTCATTCGGCTTGCCATGATTGCGTTTCCCAATCCCGAAGATACCATTACTGTCGGAACAGCCGGATGCGGTCGTCTTGCCATCTCTCAGGCTGCGATTCCTTTCGTCTACGGCAACTACGGCGACCAAAACGGCGTGGCGAGCGGCCTGTCCCGTGGCCTCCGTCTTCGCTTCGGCGACAAGCCGAAGGATGTGGTCGTGATGGCCGGCGATGGTGGAACGGCGGATATCGGATTCCAACAGGTTCTCCATTCGTGGTTCCGCAAAGAGCGATTTACGACCATCATGTTGGACAACGAAGTGTATGGGAATACTGGTGGTCAGGAAAGCGGCATGACCAATCGGGGCGCTGTGCTGAAGATGGCCCCTCTCGGCAAGAAGTTCGAAAAGATGGATATGTTACAGATGGCGAAGGTTGCGGGTTGCGCCTATGTGGCGACGGTGGTGCCGAATAATCCACGCCGTGTAGAAAGCGTCATTAAGAAGGCCGTCTTGATCGCTCGCGAAGTCGGCTCGAGCTATATTCAGGCGTATACTTCCTGCAATATCGAGTATGCGATTCCTACCGACAAAGTCATGGAAGATGCGAAGACGGTCGAAAACGATCGGTATCAGTTCACGGAATATGTCAGTGACGAAGCAAAACAATATCTAGCCGATCGGTATGGCTACAAAGAATATCTCCCGAAGCCGACCGCTCCCGCCGGTGCGATTCCAGGCAAGGCCTAA